Part of the Gimesia chilikensis genome, TATCATGGGAGTCTGAACGATAAGGCGTCATGGGATGCCTACCCCACGGTCAACGGGAGAGGATATCAGCTGCCTGAGACGCTGGCGGGAATTCGGGAACGAACCAAAGGACTCGACGTAAAAAAAATGAACTGGCGGCAACGTTCTAAGCTGACGCGGGGGCCCGCTACGGAGATGGCGGATGTGCCGGACGCACAGTACCGCGACGGGGCGATTGCCGAACAGGCGATTAAATCACTCCGAGAGTTGAAACAGAATCAGCAGCCCTTCTTCCTGGCGGTCGGATTTCTGAAGCCGCACCTCCCCTTTGTGGCGCCGCAGAAGTACTGGGATCTTTACGACCGCGAGCAGATTAAACTGGCGGAGAACCGGTTCCCCCCTAAGAACGCACCGAAAATCGCGTTGACCAACTGGGGAGAACTGCGGAACTATTCGGACATGCCGGCCAAAGGGGATCTGACTGATGAGCAGCAACTCCAGTTGCGGCACGGTTACTATGCCTGCGTCAGTTTCACTGATGCGAACATTGGTAAAGTGCTGGACGAACTGCAGCGGTTGGAACTGGATGAGAACACGATTGTGATTCTGTGGGGCGATCATGGCTGGAAGCTGGGCGAGCACAACGGCTGGTGCAAACATACGAACTTTGAAAACGACACCCGCGTGCCGCTCATCATTCGGGCACCGGGCATGCAGGCGCAGGGAAAAACCAGCGAGGCCCTGGTGGAGTTTGTGGATATCTACCCGACGCTCTGCGATTTAGCAGGGCTCCCCCTGCCCGCACACCTGGAAGGGACCAGCTTCAAACCGTTGTTAAGCAACCCGCAGCGTCCCTGGAAGCCGGCCGCTTTCAGCCAGTATCCACGGGGACGCGTGATGGGGTATTCGATGAAAACGGATCGCTACCGCTACACCGAATGGCAGGACCGCAAGTCAGGTAAAGTCGTCGATCGCGAATTGTACGACCATCGGCAGGACGGTGCCGAGAACGAAAACATCGCCGGCCAGCCGGACCAGAAGCAGGTGGTGAAACAACTGTCGGCTCAGCTGAAAAAGAACTGGAAAGGGGCTGTGGTGCCAGATTGAGGAGGTCTGAATGGGAAAGAGCCTTGAGTTAGGTGTCTTTACTGGTTACTACCACTTTTTTCTGATCCAGAAGGCTGTTGAATGCGTTGGTTTAAACACTGTAACAATCAGAGACTGAATTCCAGATATTTACGCTGAACTCATACGGGCGATTGCGATGCAAAAGGTATTCACGATAGTCATTTCTGTGATCTCCGGTACCATGTGGCTATTTATGGCTTACCGAAATTCAAAGTTACGGCTCAAAGGTAACATTTGGGGGGTGGCAGCTGTGTCCTGGATCCTGGGTGCGCTGTTGATTTTAAGTGTAATTGGCTTGAAAGAGATCCTGTTTCACGACGGTCCAGATCTGTGGGATATTTTTATAGCTGTCGCGATTTTCATATTCTGCAACAGCCTGTTTTCCGGATTGATCTTAATGCTGTTTTCTTATCGGATGGAATGGCTGGCTGATAAAATAACAGCGAGTTTATCGACGCCTGATGAAAACAGAAGCGACACAGCAGATTAGAGAGAGAGAGTTCGGGCACCATGTGCCTGGCCTGAACGTTGACGCTCGATTTATAGTGACGGGTAGCGATGCTTATTGAGCCAGATGTAGAATTTTGCGAAGTAGAGATATCAGGAGTCAGACAATGCTTCTTACATTGACTGCCTTTGCACTCTGTTTTCTTTTTACTGTCATTGACCAGGTTTGTCTTTCCATCGCCTGTCGGCATGCGCGAAATGCAGACTTGATCATCAGTAAGCCGGATGAACTTCTTAATGTGCGTGAATTGAAAACATGGTCGATGATTTCTGATTTCGCCCGTTGTGATTCGAATGAGAAATTAAGAGACCTGGTCACAGTGCATGATACTCTTTTCAAAGCACGTATCATTTCTTTTATCTTGTTTCTTCTGGCCTTGCTCTATGAGGTGTCATACTGGTAACTCAGACCTCGCAGGTTTGACACTTTCTAATAATTCGTTTCTGGATGAACACTAATGTATCAAGAAGTGATCCGACTCATCGAGCGTGCTGGTGTCGCTTTCCCTCCCTTGGGAAATGGGGTTTCGCAAGCTGCCATTGAGAATGCCGAGACTGTACTTGGGTTTGCATTGCCGAAATCCTACAAATGGTGGCTGCTGAATTACGGCGGTGGCCAGATTCAAGCTGACATCGTGTACGGACTCGATGAAAATGGAATGGGCAGACCCGATCTGATCGAGCTTGCGCATATGAATGAACAGGACGGCCTGTATGATCGTGAGCGGATTGTATTCTGCATGGGGAACGCGGAGAACTTCGTATTCGATACAGAGAACCTCGACAAAAACGGGGAGTACGCGATCCTGCTTCATGAGATTTCAGGAGGGGAAGAAATTCCGTATGCTGCCAGCTTCGTTGAGTTTTTACAGAGGCGAATCACAGAAGTCTGTCGCGCGTGATCGTTTGAGTGCGTCTTGCTGCGGGTCCTGACGTGTTAGCCATTCATCAGACGTCATCCCGGTGATCACTGAACTTCTCAACCCAGTCAAAGTAGAGGGCATGCAACTCGGTTTCGTTCAGCCCCAGTTTTGTGAGTGGCTCTCCGTCCGAATAGGGTTCGACCGAGATATCAACCTCAAGATTCGGGCAGCTTCTGAGTTTGACCAGCATCCAGTAGAGCGAGTTGAAACAGAGGCTGCGCAATAGTCCTTCCACAGCCGCTCTTTGTTCGTCATTCATTGATGCGAACACTTCACCACGGGCAGCGTCCTCCTCTGCATCGTCTGCTTCACCAGCAGCCACGCGAAGTTTGTCTTCCAGAATCCACTCGATTGCACCAATGACCCTCGCACCAACGATATCAGAAGCGAGTTCGCGACACTCGTCCTGATCCTTCGGCCACGCGACATCGCCGTCAGGGTTAGTCGGAACATCAGCCCAAAACTTATCTCGCTTGCTCAAGTGTTTCTCCCTGTTCAAATCGGATCACAACTAAATTCACCCACCGCCGGTTGATTCTACCGTTCCCAAAGACTTGCTGGCGGTCGGGTACAATGCCTTGTCATGCGGAACCTTTCAACTCTCTGACTGCCTGCTGCCATTCCTCCCTGGCTATTGCTACTTCGACCTGGCGAGCCCATTTAGCTTCACTGCGCCGCGCCCAGCGATAATCGCCTGCATTTGTTTCCCACAAATACTTATGCCACGCCAGGGCATCGTATCCATAGTTTTGCCGGGTGATCCTTGTGAGGTATTCGCGACCGTACTCAATGCGCTGCGACACAGTCCATTCACGCGGCATCCCCATCGGCAGCATTCTTCCGAGGAGCGCACACATTCCAATTTGTGTTGAAGTCAACTTCATTGAGAGACATGCCACATAACGATTGGTAGACATAACCAGATACTCACTATATCTATCAGGAACTGTGTCCATTCGCAAT contains:
- a CDS encoding SMI1/KNR4 family protein, coding for MYQEVIRLIERAGVAFPPLGNGVSQAAIENAETVLGFALPKSYKWWLLNYGGGQIQADIVYGLDENGMGRPDLIELAHMNEQDGLYDRERIVFCMGNAENFVFDTENLDKNGEYAILLHEISGGEEIPYAASFVEFLQRRITEVCRA
- a CDS encoding sulfatase; translation: MPVLSRFVLLMLFCLSLVLVGGNSNELRAESRPNVLFIAVDDLRPELGCYGASHIQSPHIDQLAASGLLFNRAYCQQAVCSPSRTSLMTGLRPDSTKVYDLDTHFRKTVPDVVTLTQQFMKHGYKSIGMGKIYHGSLNDKASWDAYPTVNGRGYQLPETLAGIRERTKGLDVKKMNWRQRSKLTRGPATEMADVPDAQYRDGAIAEQAIKSLRELKQNQQPFFLAVGFLKPHLPFVAPQKYWDLYDREQIKLAENRFPPKNAPKIALTNWGELRNYSDMPAKGDLTDEQQLQLRHGYYACVSFTDANIGKVLDELQRLELDENTIVILWGDHGWKLGEHNGWCKHTNFENDTRVPLIIRAPGMQAQGKTSEALVEFVDIYPTLCDLAGLPLPAHLEGTSFKPLLSNPQRPWKPAAFSQYPRGRVMGYSMKTDRYRYTEWQDRKSGKVVDRELYDHRQDGAENENIAGQPDQKQVVKQLSAQLKKNWKGAVVPD